One region of Gymnogyps californianus isolate 813 chromosome 28, ASM1813914v2, whole genome shotgun sequence genomic DNA includes:
- the LOC127026690 gene encoding uncharacterized protein LOC127026690, with protein MRRCRGAGLAGLAAVLLVAVGRGQVQQEPSAETTEGTGISISCSHPNIQTSDFIHWYRQLPGRSPAFITVGHKGSKELRDPAGRLSVAADRQSSALWLARPRRGDAAVYYCALGDTGRGAGAAAGQEPRRAGPGVCVGGGGTAPGGPARGRCRSARLAPPGPARPRPAPPGAEPRGCSRIDRHRHRRRHRLQHQPWQRHHQVPLGVNAWAQPLFSLMAAVDLCS; from the coding sequence TGGCAGTGGGCAGAGGCCAGGTGCAGCAGGAGCCGTCGGCAGAGACCACCGAGGGCACCGGCATCAGCATCAGCTGCTCACACCCCAACATACAGACCAGCGACTTCATCCACTGGTACCGTCAGCTCCCGGGCCGAAGCCCCGCATTCATCACAGTCGGTCACAAAGGGTCCAAAGAGCTGCGGGACCCTGCGGGGCGGCTGTCGGTGGCGGCAGACCGCCAGTCCAGCGCCCTGTGgctcgcccggccccggcgcggggaCGCGGCGGTGTATTACTGCGCCCTGGGAGACACGGGgagaggagccggggctgcggccgggcaGGAaccgcggcgggcggggccgggcgtgtgtgtcgggggcggggggacagCCCCGGGCGGGCCCGCCAGGGGGCGCTGCCGCTCcgcccgcctcgccccgcccggccccgcccggccccgcccagCCCCGCCCGGCGCTGAGCCCCGGGGCTGTTCCCGCATCGACCGGCACCGCCACCGCCGCCGGCACCGGCTTCAGCATCAACCGTGGCAGCGGCATCACCAGGTCCCCCTTGGGGTCAATGCCTGGGCTCAGCCCCTCTTCTCATTGATGGCTGCTGTGGATCTGTGCTCCTGA